One Tunturibacter gelidoferens genomic region harbors:
- a CDS encoding recombinase family protein → MRRTAAVPDALSSQVVCVYARFSNDQLQRDASIEDQVRTCTDAATANGWSVEPSLIISDAGVSGAQMSTREGIQTLLHRIQSDRTRTFQGVLFDDSSRLGRNLSEVLSFCKVCEFHQVFLYFVNQELDSRDPNFYQLMIQFASGDEQFLKKLKHAVTRGQKGRIAEGMIHGGRYYGYKTVAIADPTKRSTASKTAIKGVKLVIDELAAAAVRAIFGWAEEGRSFRQIATDCSDANFPRPCTISGAAGVWTRDTVWRIVSNRLYCGFLTYGKKTTVKHPITGKIQMRRVPQSQWTIKHFPDLAIVTTEQWDRVRSIVDTRKSLGIPRMAGSGRRDKSAPISLFSGLLFCDECGNPFVVSGKVERGGRFLKCKTFRYERQKCSCSLGIDEALLETRLVEHLVSRMLAHERLESAIEYFHEALNAQILSAEENRRNAEAISATLLREQNRLRKERENIIASLRELGPIESLKSEFTRIEGRLKQLEDQLPRPHQRETRQVSLENARAFIHTQAHRLSEVLLADRTSARRAILRFVGPLKLRLDSEHYPPTFHVKGGLRICRDKLP, encoded by the coding sequence GTGAGGCGCACCGCCGCTGTTCCCGATGCACTTAGCTCCCAAGTCGTCTGCGTTTATGCCCGATTCTCGAACGATCAGCTACAGCGAGACGCCTCGATCGAAGATCAGGTACGAACCTGTACCGACGCTGCTACAGCCAACGGATGGTCAGTCGAGCCATCCCTTATCATCAGCGATGCCGGAGTCTCCGGTGCACAGATGTCTACTCGTGAGGGCATTCAGACTCTATTACACCGGATCCAAAGCGATAGAACGAGAACATTCCAAGGTGTCCTCTTCGACGACTCGTCCAGATTAGGCCGCAACCTTTCGGAGGTGCTGAGCTTCTGCAAAGTTTGCGAGTTCCATCAAGTCTTTTTGTACTTCGTAAACCAGGAACTCGACTCGCGCGACCCGAACTTCTACCAACTAATGATTCAGTTCGCCTCTGGGGATGAGCAGTTTCTAAAAAAACTAAAACATGCGGTCACTCGTGGACAGAAAGGACGGATCGCAGAGGGGATGATCCACGGAGGTCGATACTACGGGTACAAAACCGTAGCGATCGCCGATCCGACGAAAAGAAGTACTGCATCAAAGACTGCGATCAAAGGAGTCAAACTGGTAATTGATGAGTTAGCCGCCGCCGCCGTACGTGCAATATTTGGATGGGCAGAAGAAGGTCGCTCTTTCCGACAGATCGCAACAGATTGCAGCGATGCCAACTTTCCTCGTCCCTGCACAATTAGTGGGGCGGCGGGCGTTTGGACCCGCGACACCGTTTGGAGGATCGTCTCCAACCGCTTATATTGCGGATTTCTCACCTACGGAAAAAAGACGACGGTGAAACACCCGATTACTGGGAAAATTCAGATGCGCCGGGTTCCGCAGTCTCAGTGGACGATCAAGCATTTCCCTGACCTAGCTATAGTCACCACCGAGCAGTGGGATCGGGTACGGTCCATAGTCGATACCCGGAAAAGCCTCGGAATTCCTAGAATGGCAGGATCAGGCAGACGCGACAAGTCAGCGCCTATTTCACTGTTCTCTGGACTTCTATTTTGCGACGAGTGCGGAAACCCATTCGTGGTGTCGGGCAAGGTTGAACGTGGCGGCCGATTTCTCAAGTGCAAGACTTTCCGATACGAACGCCAAAAGTGTAGTTGCTCTCTAGGTATCGACGAGGCGTTGCTTGAAACCCGACTTGTCGAGCATCTCGTTAGCCGCATGCTGGCACACGAGCGGCTTGAGTCGGCGATTGAATATTTCCACGAGGCATTGAACGCCCAGATCTTATCCGCAGAAGAAAACCGAAGGAACGCCGAAGCAATCTCGGCCACACTGCTTCGCGAGCAGAATCGTCTGCGTAAGGAGCGTGAAAATATCATTGCCTCACTCAGGGAACTCGGGCCGATCGAATCCTTGAAGTCCGAGTTTACGCGGATAGAGGGTCGCCTGAAACAACTCGAAGACCAGTTACCACGACCACACCAGCGAGAAACCCGCCAAGTCTCGTTGGAGAATGCCCGTGCGTTTATTCACACGCAAGCTCATCGCCTCTCTGAGGTACTGCTTGCAGACCGAACCTCGGCACGACGGGCAATCTTGCGCTTTGTCGGGCCGCTTAAGCTTCGTCTTGACTCTGAGCACTACCCACCCACTTTCCATGTAAAAGGAGGTTTACGCATATGTCGCGACAAACTGCCGTAA
- a CDS encoding alkaline phosphatase family protein yields the protein MKKLVALLSLAAACSAVSAAAQDHDDDHDHFGRDRIKHVLLISVDGMHAVDFANCAKGISTVNGGQPYCPALAALGKTGINYVAASTSKPSDSFPGLTAIITGGSPALTGVYYDVAYSRNYDAPAKTTGNGLAAGSCTPYVAPTGTTTEYEEGIDIDQSKVNGGAPGAALTDGGLASIDPKRLVRDPGKGCAPVFPWEFVRANSIFSVIHKAGGYAAWSDKHPAYSSVASGIGPSALDDFYAPEINSNVIGLPGVKTPTGVSCSTVLDPGSDVSAWTNSFQNIQCYDTLKVDAILNEIDGKNHLGTRKTEVPTIFGMNFQAVSVGQKLIEKSNGVTGGYLDATGTPSAALLDEFKFVDASIGAFIEELRDKGLYDSTLIVITAKHGQSPIDPNRYVAQLKVGTSPATLLSNAGFIPDSESTNGSGIGPTEDDVSLLWLKSSSDTDAGVKILEDNASATGIALGQLYYGPSLAINYNDPTKDPRSPDIIVTPNVGVTYSGSSAKQEEHGGFAHDDTNVILLLSHSSFESSTVRAAVGTVQVAPTILKALGLNPWELDAVRAEGTSVLPAVQLK from the coding sequence ATGAAAAAGTTAGTTGCTTTACTCTCTCTCGCGGCCGCGTGTTCGGCAGTCTCTGCGGCAGCACAAGACCATGACGATGACCATGACCACTTCGGCCGTGACCGCATTAAGCACGTTCTTCTGATCAGCGTCGACGGCATGCATGCCGTCGATTTTGCAAACTGCGCGAAAGGTATTAGCACCGTCAACGGTGGCCAACCTTACTGTCCTGCGCTGGCTGCCCTTGGCAAGACTGGCATCAACTATGTCGCCGCCAGCACCTCAAAGCCCTCCGATTCCTTCCCCGGCCTGACTGCGATCATCACTGGCGGAAGCCCAGCCCTTACGGGCGTTTACTACGACGTCGCGTATTCCCGGAACTACGACGCTCCCGCCAAGACCACCGGTAACGGTCTCGCGGCCGGCTCTTGCACTCCCTACGTCGCCCCGACCGGGACGACCACCGAATATGAAGAAGGCATCGACATCGACCAGAGCAAGGTAAACGGCGGCGCGCCTGGTGCAGCGCTGACTGATGGGGGCCTCGCCTCTATCGATCCCAAGAGACTGGTCCGTGACCCAGGGAAGGGCTGTGCACCCGTCTTTCCGTGGGAGTTCGTCCGCGCAAATAGCATCTTCAGCGTCATTCACAAGGCGGGTGGCTACGCGGCCTGGTCCGACAAGCACCCTGCGTACTCGTCGGTAGCATCTGGCATTGGCCCTAGCGCGCTCGACGACTTCTACGCGCCTGAGATCAACTCGAATGTGATCGGTCTCCCCGGCGTCAAAACCCCTACCGGCGTGTCCTGCTCGACCGTCCTCGATCCAGGCTCGGACGTGTCGGCTTGGACAAACAGCTTCCAGAACATTCAGTGCTACGACACCTTGAAGGTAGACGCGATCCTCAACGAGATCGATGGGAAGAATCACCTCGGCACCAGGAAGACCGAAGTTCCCACCATCTTTGGCATGAACTTCCAGGCCGTCAGCGTGGGCCAAAAGCTCATTGAGAAGAGCAACGGCGTGACGGGCGGATATCTGGATGCCACTGGAACGCCCAGCGCGGCGTTGCTGGACGAGTTCAAGTTCGTCGACGCCTCGATCGGGGCATTCATCGAGGAGTTAAGGGACAAGGGCCTTTATGATTCGACCCTGATCGTGATCACTGCCAAGCACGGCCAGTCGCCTATCGATCCCAACCGTTATGTCGCTCAACTCAAGGTCGGCACCTCGCCTGCTACCTTGCTCTCCAATGCAGGCTTCATTCCGGACTCTGAATCGACCAACGGCAGCGGCATCGGACCCACGGAAGATGACGTCTCGTTGCTCTGGCTGAAGAGCTCCTCCGACACTGACGCCGGAGTCAAAATCCTCGAAGACAATGCTTCCGCCACCGGAATTGCGCTCGGGCAGCTCTACTATGGCCCGTCACTCGCGATCAACTACAACGACCCAACCAAGGACCCGCGTTCGCCGGACATCATCGTGACCCCCAACGTCGGCGTTACTTACTCCGGCAGCAGCGCAAAGCAGGAGGAGCACGGCGGGTTCGCCCACGACGACACGAATGTCATCCTCCTGCTCTCTCATTCGTCTTTCGAATCCAGCACGGTCCGCGCCGCAGTGGGCACCGTCCAGGTAGCGCCTACCATCCTCAAAGCTTTGGGTCTCAATCCTTGGGAACTCGATGCCGTTCGCGCGGAGGGAACGAGCGTTCTTCCCGCGGTCCAACTCAAGTAA
- a CDS encoding transporter, translating to MFLAAAQTLWICMVSAQELAPRAYVITPSQLNVVTVTWSFYDGTINYNGSLPVSGAVGTYQVPSLTYYRSFSMFGRSANAVASLPYGRGTFEGTVTGAGLRLYRSGLLDSVYRLSVNLMGGRAMPIPEFSRWKQKTLLGVSVKVVPPTGQYDPTKLINWGTNRWSFKPELGYSRRFRALVLDSYAGVWFFTSNSDFWSRNVYYSGTRTQSQSPIGAFEGHLSYDIKPRLWISLDGNYWFGGETSIGGVKNSLSKESNSRLGGTFSMPITKHQSIKVSYSNGTYIRFGGNYQNVSAAWQYSWIGKLR from the coding sequence GTGTTTCTTGCCGCGGCGCAGACCCTGTGGATCTGCATGGTGAGCGCGCAAGAACTTGCGCCACGGGCCTATGTCATTACTCCTTCGCAATTGAATGTAGTTACCGTGACTTGGTCTTTCTATGACGGGACTATCAACTATAACGGGTCGCTTCCGGTAAGTGGCGCTGTGGGAACGTATCAGGTTCCGAGCCTCACCTATTACCGTTCCTTTAGTATGTTTGGCCGCTCGGCAAACGCGGTCGCCTCGTTACCTTACGGACGAGGAACCTTCGAGGGAACCGTTACAGGAGCCGGACTGCGGCTCTATCGTTCGGGTCTGCTGGATTCGGTTTATCGCCTTTCGGTGAATCTTATGGGTGGTCGGGCGATGCCGATTCCGGAGTTTTCTCGATGGAAGCAGAAAACCCTTTTGGGCGTCAGTGTCAAGGTGGTCCCGCCTACCGGCCAATACGATCCGACCAAACTCATCAATTGGGGCACGAACCGATGGTCTTTCAAGCCGGAGCTCGGGTATTCCCGGCGATTTCGGGCGCTCGTCCTAGATTCATATGCGGGGGTCTGGTTCTTTACCAGCAACTCCGACTTCTGGTCGCGCAACGTTTATTATTCCGGCACCAGAACTCAGTCGCAGAGTCCGATCGGGGCATTTGAAGGACATTTGAGCTACGACATCAAACCTCGGCTTTGGATATCTCTCGATGGGAACTACTGGTTTGGCGGGGAGACCAGTATTGGCGGAGTAAAAAATTCTCTGAGCAAGGAGAGCAACTCGCGGCTCGGGGGCACATTTTCGATGCCCATCACCAAGCATCAATCAATAAAGGTTAGCTATAGCAACGGCACCTATATCCGGTTTGGCGGTAATTATCAGAACGTTTCGGCAGCATGGCAGTATTCCTGGATCGGGAAACTTAGATAG
- a CDS encoding DUF2490 domain-containing protein has protein sequence MITTVSLATAQSPQFLPEIDSSVSINPLVCLRFQAKQTREGGDPTQAELGPSVDFYLKPWIRLKSVTAFDLDEAEKRALIFSAGYRILPSADASTVQRLQLVATANFPLQWGLLLSDRSRADNDWTNGEYDWRYRNRISLQKSLAVHSYHPKIYLRAEEFYESKYQKWSTTALYLGATFPIRSHLELSPYYDHQNNTGKKPNQQLNQLGLIANFYFTATKR, from the coding sequence TTGATCACAACGGTTTCGTTAGCAACGGCGCAGTCCCCCCAGTTCCTGCCTGAAATCGATTCCTCTGTCTCGATCAACCCGCTGGTGTGCCTCAGATTTCAGGCGAAACAGACCCGCGAGGGTGGCGACCCAACCCAGGCTGAACTGGGCCCCAGCGTGGATTTTTACCTCAAACCGTGGATTAGGCTTAAGAGCGTAACCGCGTTCGATCTGGACGAAGCCGAGAAGCGCGCTCTGATCTTCTCTGCCGGCTACCGCATTCTTCCCTCGGCGGACGCTAGTACCGTACAGCGACTGCAACTGGTCGCCACGGCCAATTTTCCTCTCCAGTGGGGTCTGTTGCTTTCCGATCGAAGTCGCGCCGACAATGACTGGACGAACGGAGAATACGACTGGCGATACCGTAATCGGATTTCACTGCAAAAGTCGCTTGCCGTTCACTCCTATCACCCAAAAATCTATCTCCGCGCCGAGGAGTTCTACGAGAGCAAATATCAGAAATGGAGCACCACAGCGTTATACCTAGGCGCTACCTTCCCTATCCGAAGCCATCTGGAACTTAGCCCCTACTACGATCATCAGAACAATACCGGCAAGAAGCCAAATCAGCAGTTGAATCAGCTGGGACTGATTGCGAACTTCTATTTCACTGCCACGAAGCGGTAA
- a CDS encoding DUF4410 domain-containing protein produces the protein MKFMRRLLALSLFFAAFNLVAQVPPTQDAATPQKLPTFSFTKDMTIYVSDFELDAENVQVDKGSAISQARPGILERPSKREQRDPEAQAKKLVETMSTSIVSDLQKAGYKAQRLAANDLKPATGAWVHGVFIQVDEGSRIHRAIIGFGSGKATMELFVTLSNLATPQKPLYEASEDGASKNKAGAVITLNPYVAAAKFVMEKNAPEKTVKSTASAISKDVIQHLQPNPISLGLPTTANQT, from the coding sequence ATGAAATTCATGCGACGGCTTTTGGCACTATCCCTCTTCTTCGCGGCTTTCAATCTTGTCGCTCAGGTTCCACCGACACAAGACGCTGCTACACCGCAGAAGCTGCCAACGTTCTCCTTCACAAAAGACATGACTATCTACGTGAGCGACTTTGAGCTGGATGCTGAGAATGTTCAGGTCGATAAGGGATCGGCGATCAGTCAAGCGCGACCCGGAATTCTGGAAAGACCTTCGAAGAGAGAGCAACGGGACCCAGAGGCCCAGGCAAAAAAGCTGGTCGAGACGATGTCGACGAGTATCGTCAGTGATCTCCAAAAGGCCGGCTACAAGGCGCAAAGATTGGCAGCGAACGATCTGAAGCCTGCCACGGGGGCGTGGGTGCATGGAGTGTTCATACAGGTGGATGAAGGGAGTCGTATTCATCGCGCGATAATTGGCTTTGGATCCGGTAAGGCAACAATGGAGCTATTTGTAACCCTAAGCAATCTGGCGACCCCCCAGAAGCCGCTTTACGAAGCTTCTGAAGATGGCGCAAGCAAAAACAAAGCCGGTGCCGTAATCACCCTGAATCCTTATGTAGCCGCAGCTAAGTTTGTCATGGAAAAGAATGCGCCCGAAAAAACGGTCAAAAGTACCGCCTCAGCAATTTCAAAGGACGTCATACAGCATCTGCAACCGAATCCGATATCACTTGGGCTCCCAACCACCGCTAACCAAACTTAA
- a CDS encoding TolC family protein, translating into MRRATRARFLACFSVTLASLWSVSGLGQSPVEQPQELALVDAIQIALGNNRPTQIARLDIAKSAWEVAEAKTHRLPEIKTELLASGNIDSPSFTFQKGIFGTVDNQPVPSTDTKVSLSSGLTGYAIATVAQPISQLYQIHLMVREKELSVDLAGEKYQQKRQNTVIDVKQGYYAIVQSESALEAERSLIKEYEETDRVTTDYLKKESVLKSDSLQIKAQLAQARHQLITLSDDLQTQKEHFNDLLGRDLDIPFRTQPVPPASTDEMDLKAARKTALEQRPELKEAKINVEKAGYDRSLAKAEYIPGIGAQLQYLTPINTQILPQNILTVGLKMTWEPYEWGRRKDNVKGKDIQLQQSQYQLDQTRSQVLLDVDNTFRKLAESRSMLEVAQAARDAAKEKLREVNDQFKKVAVLLRDVLKQEAAVANADHEYEESLLAFWNAKAEFEKALGEE; encoded by the coding sequence ATGAGACGAGCAACGCGCGCAAGATTCCTCGCCTGCTTCTCTGTCACTCTGGCCTCGCTGTGGAGCGTATCTGGCCTTGGCCAGAGCCCCGTAGAGCAGCCGCAGGAGCTCGCACTCGTTGACGCTATTCAGATCGCATTAGGGAACAACAGGCCAACCCAGATTGCGCGGTTGGACATTGCAAAGTCCGCATGGGAAGTTGCCGAGGCTAAGACCCATCGATTACCCGAAATCAAAACGGAGCTACTTGCTTCAGGAAATATTGACTCTCCCAGCTTCACCTTTCAGAAAGGCATCTTCGGAACGGTAGATAATCAGCCTGTTCCATCCACAGACACAAAGGTTAGCCTCTCAAGCGGGTTGACCGGATACGCCATCGCAACGGTGGCTCAGCCAATCTCGCAGCTATATCAGATACACCTTATGGTTCGAGAGAAAGAGCTCTCCGTCGATCTTGCAGGGGAAAAATATCAGCAGAAGAGGCAGAACACAGTGATAGATGTAAAGCAGGGCTACTACGCGATCGTTCAGTCCGAGAGCGCTCTCGAGGCAGAGCGGTCATTGATAAAGGAATATGAGGAGACCGATAGGGTCACCACGGACTACCTGAAGAAAGAGTCCGTCTTGAAATCCGACAGCCTGCAGATCAAAGCTCAACTGGCCCAGGCGAGACACCAACTCATCACGCTTAGCGACGATCTGCAAACCCAGAAAGAACACTTCAACGATCTTCTGGGGCGCGATCTCGATATACCTTTTCGCACTCAGCCTGTCCCACCGGCCTCAACCGACGAGATGGATCTGAAAGCTGCCAGAAAGACTGCGCTCGAGCAGCGACCCGAACTCAAGGAGGCAAAGATCAACGTCGAGAAGGCCGGCTACGACCGCAGCCTCGCGAAGGCCGAATATATTCCCGGAATCGGCGCACAGCTCCAATACCTCACTCCGATCAATACACAGATTCTTCCGCAAAACATTCTCACTGTCGGTTTGAAGATGACCTGGGAGCCATACGAATGGGGTCGGCGGAAAGACAATGTAAAAGGAAAGGACATTCAGCTTCAACAGAGTCAATACCAATTGGACCAGACGCGCTCTCAGGTGCTACTAGACGTCGACAACACATTTCGTAAATTGGCCGAGAGCCGTTCAATGCTGGAGGTTGCACAGGCTGCCCGCGACGCTGCGAAGGAGAAGTTGCGCGAAGTTAATGACCAATTCAAGAAGGTCGCCGTGTTGCTGCGCGATGTCCTTAAGCAGGAAGCCGCGGTCGCAAACGCCGATCACGAATACGAAGAGAGCCTGTTAGCGTTTTGGAACGCAAAAGCAGAGTTCGAGAAAGCCCTGGGAGAGGAGTAA
- a CDS encoding efflux RND transporter periplasmic adaptor subunit, with protein sequence MTPLVMLRGLRTAALVSSLSLFVTACKKETPAAAPLLPVHTAVVQSISADSGTKYSANIVPYAQVDLSFKSNGYVERIHQVENPGGGIRNVDQGDRIAQGTVLAVVSQQDYIDKLQQAEAQLARGQAEQEKAKLSFERVSSLYSTQSATKPDYDSAKAQLDSTNASVSGAHAQVSEAKVALAYCSLRAPFNGWLVKRSVDMGSLVGPTTNGFTLADTSSVKAVFGVPDIFISRVRLGQHLVISTDALSHTVDGRVSAISPAADQKSRVFSVEVTIPNPKDELKSGMIASLSLDGVRQQQSALAVPLAAVIRDPAHANGFAVMIADGSGNLVSARLQPVDLGDTSGNMIVVKGGLTSGERVITTGVTLIRNGDKVRVIP encoded by the coding sequence ATGACTCCCCTTGTCATGCTGCGTGGCCTGAGGACCGCAGCTCTTGTGAGTTCTCTCTCTCTCTTTGTCACCGCATGCAAAAAGGAAACCCCGGCGGCAGCGCCTCTGCTACCCGTGCATACGGCTGTAGTGCAATCAATATCCGCCGACTCCGGTACGAAATACTCCGCTAACATCGTCCCGTACGCGCAGGTGGACCTGTCGTTCAAGTCGAACGGCTACGTAGAGCGCATCCATCAAGTTGAGAATCCAGGCGGCGGCATCAGGAATGTAGATCAGGGCGACCGAATCGCGCAGGGAACAGTGCTTGCCGTGGTCAGCCAGCAGGACTACATCGATAAACTTCAGCAGGCTGAGGCTCAACTGGCGCGTGGCCAAGCCGAACAAGAAAAAGCCAAGCTCAGCTTCGAAAGAGTTTCCTCGCTCTACTCGACGCAAAGCGCTACCAAGCCCGACTACGATTCCGCCAAAGCACAGCTGGACAGCACAAATGCCTCGGTCTCCGGGGCGCACGCACAGGTCAGTGAAGCGAAGGTTGCTCTCGCTTATTGCTCCCTGCGAGCACCTTTCAACGGCTGGCTGGTAAAGCGCAGCGTCGATATGGGAAGCCTCGTTGGCCCAACCACTAACGGCTTCACTCTGGCCGATACCAGCTCAGTGAAGGCAGTCTTCGGTGTACCCGATATCTTCATCAGTCGCGTCAGACTGGGCCAGCATCTGGTCATCTCCACTGACGCACTATCGCACACGGTGGATGGCCGCGTCAGTGCTATTTCTCCGGCTGCCGATCAGAAGAGTCGCGTATTCTCCGTCGAAGTCACAATCCCAAATCCAAAAGACGAGTTGAAGTCTGGCATGATCGCCTCGCTCAGCCTCGATGGCGTGAGACAACAGCAGTCCGCCCTGGCCGTGCCGTTGGCCGCGGTCATCCGGGATCCGGCGCATGCAAATGGCTTTGCCGTCATGATCGCTGATGGCAGTGGAAATCTCGTATCGGCGCGCTTGCAGCCGGTAGACCTCGGGGATACCTCTGGAAACATGATCGTCGTAAAGGGAGGACTCACCTCTGGAGAGAGAGTCATAACTACAGGCGTCACACTGATCAGGAACGGTGACAAGGTCCGCGTCATTCCGTAG